The following are encoded in a window of Prochlorococcus marinus str. MIT 1013 genomic DNA:
- the rplB gene encoding 50S ribosomal protein L2, which produces MAIRSFKPYTPGTRTRVVTDFSEVTSNKPERSLVVSKHRKKGRNNRGVITCRHRGGGHKRLYRIVDFRRNKHGVSAKVAAIHYDPHRNARLALIFYSDGEKRYILAPADITVGQEVISGPDAPIEIGNALPLSSMPLGSSVHCVELYPGRGGQMVRTAGASAQVMAKEGDYVALKLPSTEVRLVRKECYATLGEVGNSEIRNTSLGKAGRRRWLGRRPQVRGSVMNPCDHPHGGGEGKAPVGRAGPVTPWGKAALGLKTRKKNKPSNKYVLRKRRKVSKRSRGGRDS; this is translated from the coding sequence ATGGCCATAAGAAGTTTCAAACCTTACACACCTGGTACTCGTACAAGAGTAGTAACTGACTTTAGTGAAGTTACATCCAATAAACCTGAGCGCTCACTTGTCGTATCCAAACATCGAAAGAAAGGGCGTAATAACAGAGGGGTAATTACTTGTCGTCACAGAGGAGGAGGGCATAAAAGGCTATATAGGATTGTTGATTTTCGTCGAAATAAGCATGGCGTTTCGGCCAAAGTTGCGGCAATTCATTATGACCCACATCGGAATGCAAGACTTGCTCTAATCTTTTACTCTGATGGTGAAAAGAGATACATTCTTGCACCTGCGGACATAACAGTTGGGCAAGAAGTTATTTCAGGTCCAGATGCACCAATTGAAATTGGTAATGCTTTACCACTTTCTTCAATGCCTTTAGGTTCGAGCGTTCATTGTGTTGAACTTTATCCAGGTCGAGGCGGACAGATGGTTCGTACAGCTGGAGCTAGCGCCCAAGTCATGGCTAAAGAAGGAGATTACGTTGCGTTGAAATTACCTTCAACTGAGGTTCGTTTAGTCAGAAAGGAATGCTATGCCACCCTTGGAGAGGTTGGTAATTCTGAGATTAGAAATACAAGCCTAGGAAAAGCTGGAAGAAGAAGATGGCTTGGCAGACGACCTCAAGTTAGAGGAAGTGTCATGAATCCATGTGATCACCCACATGGAGGAGGAGAAGGAAAGGCACCTGTTGGACGTGCTGGTCCTGTGACACCTTGGGGTAAAGCTGCTCTTGGTTTGAAAACCAGGAAGAAGAACAAGCCAAGTAATAAGTATGTTCTTCGAAAACGACGCAAGGTATCTAAACGGAGTAGAGGAGGTCGCGATTCATGA
- a CDS encoding 50S ribosomal protein L23, protein MTKFFDNRLTDVIKRPLITEKATKALDLNQYTFEVDPRAAKPDIKAAVEKMFDVKVLGISTMNPPTKSRRVGRFSGKRPQVKKAVVRLAEGNSIQLFPESEEG, encoded by the coding sequence ATGACTAAATTTTTTGATAATCGACTTACTGATGTGATTAAGCGTCCTTTGATAACCGAGAAGGCTACAAAAGCTTTGGATCTAAACCAGTACACTTTTGAAGTCGATCCAAGAGCAGCTAAGCCTGACATAAAAGCTGCTGTGGAAAAGATGTTTGATGTCAAGGTTCTTGGTATTAGTACTATGAATCCCCCAACAAAAAGCAGAAGAGTTGGTAGGTTTTCTGGAAAGAGACCTCAAGTGAAGAAGGCTGTGGTTCGCCTAGCAGAAGGCAACTCAATACAGTTGTTCCCAGAATCAGAGGAGGGTTAA
- the rplD gene encoding 50S ribosomal protein L4: protein MTNCTVLDWQGKEAGESSIDLKTAKESSAADLLHRAVLRQQAHSRQGTASTLTRSEVRGGGRKPYKQKGTGRARQGSIRTPLRPGGGIIFGPKPRKYNLEMNRKERRLALRTALMSRISDAKIIKDFGSKLEVPKTSEILALLQRVGINADAKILIILNKPSEIIKRSIRNLEKIKLISADQLNVFDLLNANSLVIGEDALSTIKEVYGND from the coding sequence ATGACTAACTGTACTGTTCTTGATTGGCAAGGAAAAGAGGCTGGAGAATCATCAATTGATTTGAAAACTGCCAAAGAATCCTCGGCGGCAGATTTATTACATCGTGCTGTTTTGCGTCAACAAGCTCACAGCCGTCAAGGTACTGCAAGTACTTTGACTAGATCTGAGGTTCGAGGCGGCGGCCGTAAACCCTACAAGCAAAAGGGTACTGGTAGAGCAAGGCAAGGCTCAATCAGGACTCCTCTTCGACCAGGAGGTGGAATTATCTTTGGTCCCAAGCCTCGCAAATATAACTTGGAAATGAATAGGAAGGAACGAAGGCTAGCTCTTCGGACTGCTCTAATGAGTAGGATTTCAGACGCAAAAATAATTAAAGACTTTGGTTCAAAGCTAGAAGTTCCTAAAACAAGCGAAATTCTTGCTCTACTCCAGCGAGTAGGCATCAATGCTGATGCGAAAATTCTTATTATTCTCAATAAGCCATCAGAAATTATAAAGCGCTCAATTAGAAACTTAGAAAAGATAAAGCTTATCTCTGCTGATCAATTAAATGTGTTTGACCTTCTCAATGCCAATTCTTTGGTAATAGGCGAAGACGCATTATCAACCATTAAGGAGGTCTACGGTAATGACTAA
- the rplC gene encoding 50S ribosomal protein L3: MSLGILGKKLGMSQLFDDQGRAVPVTLIEAGPCRITQLKSADTDGYAAVQIGFQLIREKLINKPSKGHLAKSGDDLLRHLREYRVENSGEFQLGAAITVDDFEQGQKVDVSGDTMGRGFAGYQKRHGFSRGPMSHGSKNHRLPGSTGAGTTPGRVYPGKRMAGRMGGKKVTTRGLEILKIDTNHNLLVVKGSVPGKPGSLLNIRPAKRVGVSTQQGGK; the protein is encoded by the coding sequence ATGTCTTTAGGAATCCTAGGTAAGAAGTTGGGTATGTCCCAACTCTTCGATGATCAAGGCAGAGCCGTTCCAGTCACTTTGATCGAAGCGGGTCCCTGTCGAATCACTCAATTGAAATCTGCAGATACGGATGGCTATGCCGCTGTACAGATAGGTTTCCAATTGATTCGTGAAAAACTTATTAACAAGCCTTCAAAAGGTCATCTTGCAAAATCAGGAGATGACCTTTTGCGTCATCTTCGGGAGTACCGAGTAGAAAATTCAGGTGAATTTCAACTTGGAGCCGCAATAACTGTCGATGATTTCGAACAAGGTCAAAAAGTTGATGTTAGTGGCGACACCATGGGTAGAGGATTCGCAGGCTATCAAAAGCGACATGGTTTTAGCCGCGGGCCTATGAGTCACGGTTCAAAGAATCATCGATTGCCTGGTTCGACAGGCGCTGGAACAACTCCTGGTCGTGTTTACCCTGGGAAAAGGATGGCTGGTCGTATGGGCGGTAAAAAAGTCACTACCAGAGGCCTTGAAATTTTAAAGATAGATACAAATCACAATTTATTAGTTGTAAAAGGATCTGTTCCAGGGAAGCCTGGATCTCTTTTAAACATAAGACCTGCCAAAAGAGTTGGCGTTTCTACTCAGCAAGGAGGTAAATAA
- a CDS encoding NAD(P)H-quinone oxidoreductase subunit N produces the protein MPLLLSGQKFRTDLESFGCLAILSPLEGGAETRLLRRLRASGYQTQITSARGLGDPVVFLTQLHGIRPPHLGHQNVGRNGALGEVQQVIPQLNELLVENKPLVLWLLEGQVLSKSELLAINNLCQKEPRIKIVIEMGGARSIKWQPLNEFINRD, from the coding sequence ATGCCTTTATTACTCTCTGGTCAGAAATTTCGCACTGATCTTGAATCATTCGGCTGCCTTGCCATCCTTAGCCCATTAGAAGGCGGAGCAGAAACTCGTTTACTTCGAAGACTTAGAGCTAGCGGATATCAAACACAGATAACTTCCGCTAGAGGATTAGGAGATCCAGTTGTCTTTCTTACTCAATTACATGGAATCAGACCACCACATTTGGGACATCAAAATGTTGGGAGAAATGGGGCCTTAGGGGAAGTTCAACAAGTTATTCCTCAACTAAATGAATTGTTAGTCGAAAATAAACCCTTGGTTCTATGGTTGTTAGAAGGTCAAGTCCTGTCCAAGTCAGAACTATTAGCAATAAATAATCTCTGCCAAAAGGAACCTAGAATCAAAATTGTTATTGAGATGGGAGGAGCTCGAAGTATTAAATGGCAACCATTAAATGAATTCATCAATAGAGATTAG
- a CDS encoding LdpA C-terminal domain-containing domain — translation MITQNSICNSEALKKGNWVKLICGASNQDLAAINDLCSIYGAAGVHCIDLAADEAVIHAARNAIDWVFETYGKKPWLMISLSDGKDAHFRKAWFNPDLCPSNCLRPCQSICPAHAIENEGGVKANKCYGCGRCIDSCPLGIIQEKDRRLTLKDFAPLLKTIRPDAVEIHTAPGRGQEFEKTIKEIFKVDLELQRLSVSCGLQGHGINHEKLAEELWLRHKFLRIHNQKPLWQIDGRRMSGDLGAGAAKIAVKLWERIRPIAPPGPLQLAGGTNESTIKYLPEIKGPEGVAFGGKARKIIQPWLEEAQRKRISLREWPEGWEAALAEAKQLINPWLIRKSL, via the coding sequence GTGATTACTCAAAATTCGATTTGCAATTCTGAAGCTCTCAAAAAAGGTAACTGGGTAAAATTAATTTGTGGCGCAAGTAATCAAGACTTAGCTGCAATAAATGATCTTTGCTCAATTTATGGAGCTGCAGGGGTGCATTGCATTGACCTAGCTGCCGACGAAGCTGTTATCCATGCTGCTCGCAATGCTATTGATTGGGTTTTCGAAACTTATGGAAAAAAACCATGGCTGATGATCAGCTTAAGTGATGGAAAAGATGCACATTTTCGCAAAGCTTGGTTTAATCCAGACCTATGTCCTTCGAATTGTTTAAGACCCTGTCAAAGCATTTGTCCAGCTCACGCGATTGAAAACGAAGGTGGTGTAAAGGCTAATAAATGCTATGGATGTGGCCGATGTATTGATTCATGCCCATTAGGAATCATTCAAGAAAAGGATCGAAGACTAACTCTGAAAGATTTTGCTCCGTTGTTAAAAACTATCAGACCAGATGCAGTAGAAATCCATACTGCCCCAGGAAGAGGCCAAGAATTTGAAAAAACAATCAAGGAGATTTTTAAAGTCGATCTGGAGCTACAACGATTATCTGTCAGCTGCGGTTTACAAGGGCATGGAATAAACCATGAAAAATTAGCAGAAGAACTTTGGCTGCGACATAAATTCCTGAGAATTCATAATCAAAAACCTCTTTGGCAAATTGATGGGCGTCGAATGAGTGGAGATCTCGGAGCAGGTGCGGCCAAAATTGCAGTAAAACTCTGGGAAAGAATACGCCCAATAGCTCCACCAGGCCCCTTACAACTTGCTGGAGGGACTAATGAATCAACCATTAAGTACTTACCAGAGATTAAGGGGCCTGAAGGAGTTGCTTTTGGAGGGAAAGCAAGAAAGATAATCCAACCATGGTTAGAAGAGGCTCAACGAAAAAGAATTAGTCTTAGAGAATGGCCTGAAGGCTGGGAGGCGGCTCTTGCAGAGGCAAAACAACTTATAAATCCTTGGCTTATAAGAAAATCTTTATAA
- a CDS encoding HAD family hydrolase, with product MIEPLLVLDFDGVIVDGIKEYWSSSRQTCLNILSAKEQEIISFPSEIPKAFKAMRPWVHHGWEMVILAAECSNKTSQLNLKGLQNFSRNYQKECSLALENWGWTPFQLQEALNQTRREAISNNFNQWLNFHQPFSLVTQRLKTLEREGIEFAVLTTKSIEFTKKLLDCFDLQPKLVFGHESGSKVDVLNQLLQTRIIQGFIEDRRTTLEKVLEDPKLKSIPCYLASWGYLKPQDKNNLPSGIKLLNSDTLRKPISKWS from the coding sequence GTGATAGAGCCTCTACTTGTTCTTGATTTTGATGGCGTCATCGTTGACGGCATTAAGGAGTATTGGTCAAGTTCTCGTCAAACTTGTCTAAATATACTTTCTGCCAAAGAACAAGAAATTATTTCTTTTCCTAGTGAGATTCCCAAAGCTTTTAAGGCAATGAGGCCATGGGTTCATCATGGTTGGGAAATGGTTATTCTGGCTGCTGAATGTTCAAATAAAACTAGTCAATTAAACTTAAAAGGTTTACAAAATTTCTCAAGAAATTATCAAAAAGAATGCTCCTTAGCTCTTGAAAACTGGGGTTGGACACCTTTTCAATTACAAGAAGCTTTAAATCAAACTAGGAGAGAAGCAATATCAAATAATTTTAATCAGTGGTTAAATTTTCATCAGCCTTTTTCTTTAGTCACTCAACGCCTCAAGACACTTGAGAGGGAAGGTATTGAATTTGCTGTTTTAACAACAAAAAGTATTGAGTTCACAAAAAAACTTTTGGATTGTTTCGATCTTCAGCCAAAGCTTGTTTTCGGTCACGAATCAGGAAGTAAAGTTGATGTCTTAAACCAACTCTTACAGACAAGAATAATTCAAGGTTTTATTGAAGATCGAAGAACTACCTTAGAAAAAGTCTTGGAAGATCCAAAGCTGAAATCTATCCCTTGTTACTTAGCAAGTTGGGGATACTTAAAACCTCAGGATAAAAATAATCTTCCTTCCGGTATCAAATTATTAAATTCAGATACTTTACGAAAACCTATTTCTAAGTGGTCTTGA
- the recA gene encoding recombinase RecA → MSNEGKSLQSTEPKKIVAKSGEKEKALSLVVGQIERNFGKGSIMRLGDASKMRVETISTGALTLDLALGGGYPKGRVIEVYGPESSGKTTLTLHAIAEIQRNGGVAAFVDAEHALDPVYAASLGVDVENLLVSQPDTGEMALEIVDQLIRSAAVDLVVVDSVAALTPRSEIEGEMGDHSVGAQARLMSQAMRKITGNIGKSGCTVIFLNQLRLKIGITYGNPETTTGGNALKFYASVRLDIRRIQTLKRGTEEYGIRAKVKVAKNKVAPPFRIAEFDILFGKGISTLGCLLDLADETNVVTRKGAWYSYEGDNIGQGRDNTITWLEQNPESKEIIEKLVKEKLTEGSEVSANSMRPLAAAARQASSRPNLSQVSANG, encoded by the coding sequence ATGTCAAACGAAGGTAAGTCACTCCAATCAACTGAACCTAAGAAAATAGTCGCAAAATCTGGAGAAAAAGAAAAAGCATTGAGCTTAGTGGTTGGGCAAATAGAACGCAATTTCGGGAAGGGTTCGATCATGCGCCTTGGGGACGCGTCAAAGATGCGGGTAGAAACAATATCTACGGGTGCCTTAACTCTTGATTTAGCTCTTGGTGGCGGCTATCCCAAAGGACGTGTAATTGAAGTTTATGGTCCCGAAAGTTCTGGGAAGACAACGCTGACATTACATGCGATAGCTGAGATTCAACGTAATGGCGGAGTTGCTGCATTTGTAGATGCAGAACATGCTCTTGACCCAGTCTATGCAGCTTCTCTTGGTGTTGATGTAGAGAATCTTCTCGTATCTCAGCCAGATACAGGCGAGATGGCCTTGGAAATCGTTGACCAACTTATTAGATCTGCTGCAGTCGATCTAGTTGTTGTTGATTCAGTCGCTGCACTTACGCCTCGTTCAGAGATAGAAGGAGAAATGGGTGATCATTCAGTAGGTGCTCAAGCTCGTCTAATGAGTCAAGCAATGAGAAAAATCACTGGAAACATTGGCAAGTCTGGTTGCACAGTAATTTTCTTAAATCAATTACGTCTAAAAATTGGTATTACATATGGGAATCCAGAGACAACAACTGGTGGAAATGCTCTTAAATTTTATGCCTCAGTAAGATTAGATATTCGTCGTATTCAAACTTTAAAGAGAGGAACTGAAGAATATGGAATTCGTGCAAAAGTGAAAGTCGCAAAAAACAAAGTTGCACCTCCATTCCGAATAGCCGAGTTTGATATTCTTTTTGGAAAAGGAATTAGTACTCTTGGTTGTCTTCTTGATTTAGCAGATGAGACTAATGTTGTTACTCGTAAAGGAGCGTGGTATAGCTATGAAGGTGACAATATTGGGCAAGGGAGAGATAATACCATTACTTGGCTTGAACAAAATCCTGAATCAAAAGAAATAATTGAAAAATTAGTCAAAGAAAAATTAACTGAAGGCTCAGAAGTAAGTGCTAATTCAATGAGACCGTTAGCGGCAGCTGCTCGACAGGCTTCATCACGACCAAACCTAAGCCAAGTTTCAGCGAACGGTTAA
- a CDS encoding DUF2839 domain-containing protein: MGEARRRSEQGLKPRGKKNPRNESPRIVSWFPVTQAQRDQFIQLSVRAGWVGIAALVILWIIVRFVGPAAGWWIPADIR, from the coding sequence ATGGGAGAAGCACGCCGAAGATCTGAGCAAGGCTTGAAACCTCGTGGTAAGAAAAACCCTAGGAATGAGTCACCTCGTATTGTCTCTTGGTTTCCTGTTACACAAGCGCAAAGAGATCAATTTATACAATTAAGTGTTCGTGCAGGATGGGTAGGTATTGCTGCTTTAGTTATTCTTTGGATCATTGTTCGCTTTGTTGGACCTGCTGCAGGGTGGTGGATTCCTGCTGATATCAGATAA
- a CDS encoding helicase — translation MLEVNSHKHLKKYYQNNLALWPHNLTLARLISRSLSRKDNTFIQLSNDSKNFWWPGLLIPLCLYNNNIVLILSERQNRLLFEVELPKLRSSQLGFDYVEGIELIPSDKKIWVLRYQDLTSANEKDLLKNRQLIFIESEFISSELRESMSIKITAKDWENLLTSHSHFEVPIIEFHERLSRSLFSQSQSSDAVIRIDYRELLALKEILKDDLPSEMPWKRALNVVNDEWVTWAKLDNKKLSWDWYIQPLLPLQTLSGLLSKNTLLMLNNLGQSDSFFLDLNRKKFTFDVKVNLGNKFDQEPTPLFVPKRQPLPNTSHFYRHIIRQCQRLILGRTHSTIILVDDVQLRLQITSELAGEFGLRVVHETTNIKTNGIICCSCNWWIINQYNLPTPDQLIFPVIPLPTLESPWIAAKVEMLKHQGRDWFREFLFPETITTLLKSLVIIRGKDVRVAILDGRMHYRSWGKLIFEALEPWVSLERLLPY, via the coding sequence ATGCTTGAGGTGAATTCACATAAACATCTAAAAAAATACTATCAAAACAATCTTGCTCTATGGCCTCATAATTTGACCCTAGCTAGATTGATCTCTAGAAGCTTAAGTCGTAAAGATAATACTTTTATTCAATTGTCAAATGACAGTAAAAATTTTTGGTGGCCTGGTCTTTTGATTCCACTTTGCTTGTATAACAATAATATTGTGCTGATTCTTTCAGAGAGACAAAATCGACTCTTGTTTGAAGTGGAATTACCAAAGTTAAGATCTAGTCAATTAGGTTTTGATTATGTAGAAGGAATTGAATTAATTCCTTCAGACAAAAAAATTTGGGTTCTAAGATATCAAGATCTTACTTCTGCAAATGAAAAAGATTTATTAAAAAATCGCCAATTAATTTTTATTGAATCTGAGTTTATTTCTAGTGAGCTAAGAGAATCGATGTCTATTAAAATTACTGCAAAAGATTGGGAGAATTTGCTTACTTCTCACTCACATTTTGAAGTCCCAATTATTGAATTTCATGAGCGTCTAAGTCGAAGTCTTTTCAGTCAGTCCCAAAGTTCTGATGCTGTTATAAGAATTGATTATAGGGAACTTTTAGCATTAAAAGAAATTCTCAAAGATGACTTACCTTCAGAAATGCCTTGGAAACGAGCTCTTAATGTCGTCAACGATGAATGGGTGACATGGGCAAAACTAGATAATAAAAAACTTAGTTGGGACTGGTATATTCAACCCTTGCTTCCTTTGCAGACTCTCTCAGGCTTGCTATCAAAAAATACTCTTTTGATGCTGAATAACTTAGGTCAAAGTGATTCTTTCTTTTTAGATTTAAATAGGAAAAAATTTACTTTCGATGTGAAGGTGAATTTAGGGAATAAATTTGATCAAGAACCTACACCTTTATTTGTTCCTAAAAGACAACCTTTGCCAAATACATCTCACTTTTATCGTCATATTATAAGACAATGTCAAAGATTAATTCTTGGTCGTACTCATTCAACTATTATTTTGGTAGATGATGTGCAACTACGACTTCAGATAACTAGTGAATTAGCTGGGGAATTTGGATTGAGAGTCGTTCATGAAACTACTAATATTAAGACTAATGGAATTATTTGTTGTAGCTGTAATTGGTGGATTATTAATCAGTACAATTTGCCAACTCCAGATCAATTAATTTTTCCAGTGATTCCATTGCCTACTTTAGAATCACCCTGGATTGCCGCTAAAGTTGAAATGCTTAAGCATCAAGGTCGTGACTGGTTTCGAGAATTCCTTTTCCCAGAAACCATTACTACTCTTCTTAAATCGCTTGTAATCATTAGGGGTAAAGATGTTCGAGTCGCCATACTTGACGGCCGTATGCACTATAGAAGTTGGGGAAAACTAATATTCGAAGCTCTTGAACCATGGGTCTCTTTAGAGCGCTTATTGCCTTATTAA
- a CDS encoding prephenate/arogenate dehydrogenase — MELKTKPSKNIGIVGLGLIGGSLGLDLQKLGYTVYGITHREKTAHKARERKLAQIVSTDPSVLKDCSLIYIALPLKQLLNPSSVLINAIPRNAVVTDVGSVKVPILNTWNKLHPRFVASHPMTGTEESGVNAGQHDLFKNKPWVVTPNKETDQKALEIVRQISLSLGSQWISSEAQIHDEAVGLISHLPVLISAALINTLSTDVKPSLYSLAKSIASSGFADTSRVGGGNPELGVSMAKFNKKNIQRHLASYRYSLDLFEKYLLEENWDELKKMLVHTKEERQNLILKPPN, encoded by the coding sequence ATGGAGCTTAAAACAAAACCCTCTAAAAATATTGGAATTGTTGGATTAGGTCTAATTGGAGGCTCCTTAGGCTTAGATCTCCAAAAGCTTGGATATACAGTTTATGGGATTACTCATCGAGAAAAAACTGCACACAAAGCTAGAGAAAGAAAACTAGCCCAAATCGTTAGTACTGATCCAAGTGTATTGAAAGATTGTTCTCTTATTTATATTGCTTTACCACTTAAACAACTCCTAAATCCTTCATCCGTTTTAATCAATGCCATTCCTAGGAATGCTGTTGTTACTGATGTTGGATCTGTAAAAGTCCCTATTTTAAATACTTGGAACAAGCTACATCCGCGTTTTGTGGCCAGTCATCCAATGACAGGAACTGAAGAATCTGGTGTTAACGCAGGTCAACATGATTTATTTAAAAATAAGCCATGGGTCGTTACTCCAAATAAAGAAACTGATCAAAAAGCCCTCGAAATAGTTCGCCAAATTTCTTTATCACTTGGGAGTCAATGGATAAGCTCTGAAGCTCAAATACATGATGAAGCTGTTGGCTTGATTTCACATTTACCAGTTCTAATTAGCGCAGCATTGATCAATACACTCAGTACAGATGTAAAGCCTTCCTTATATTCACTTGCAAAAAGTATTGCATCCAGTGGGTTTGCTGACACCTCTAGGGTCGGAGGTGGCAACCCAGAGCTAGGAGTCTCTATGGCAAAATTTAACAAGAAAAATATACAGAGACATTTAGCATCTTATAGATATTCTCTAGATCTATTTGAAAAATATTTACTTGAAGAGAACTGGGATGAACTCAAAAAAATGCTAGTTCATACAAAGGAAGAAAGACAGAATTTGATTTTGAAACCTCCTAATTAA
- the crtD gene encoding C-3',4' desaturase CrtD, whose amino-acid sequence MSEESIIVVGGGIAGLTGAALLSKEGYQVTLIESHSQLGGCAGTFKRGSYTFDVGATQVAGLESGGIHHRLFNYLDIPLPDAKILDPGCSVVLGDGSRPINLWHDPWRWQKERQEQFPGSEIFWSLCSKIHESNWGFVERDPILPVRNFWDLSQLIRAIRPSNLLTGFLSKLTIADLLTITGCHKDRRLRSFLDLQLKLYSQEPASRTAALYGATVLQMAQSPRGLWHLHGSMQILSDLLKDSFLRDGGSLLIGHRVTKIVSKKNSNIFDVNVIDSRKNLIQLKASDIVFSLPPQSLLDLIPIDGGLPTTYRESIKKLPKPSGALVFYGALPRSDLPVDCPGHIQIFDEIFGSLFISISMEDDQRAPAGMATLIASVFVDIDQWSNLDSQSYARKKNIFAKKIRTILNKKFDLLETSWDHQELSTPRSFERWTGRPRGIVGGLGQHPDQFGPFGLSSRTPLRGFWLCGDSIYPGEGTAGVSQSAMMVVRQLMESKGRHLNIPVFN is encoded by the coding sequence ATGTCTGAAGAATCTATCATTGTTGTTGGGGGAGGGATAGCTGGCTTAACAGGTGCTGCTCTCCTCTCTAAAGAGGGTTATCAGGTAACTTTGATCGAATCACATAGTCAATTAGGTGGTTGTGCAGGAACTTTTAAAAGAGGTTCTTATACTTTTGATGTAGGCGCTACCCAAGTTGCAGGCCTTGAGAGTGGAGGAATCCATCATCGTTTATTTAATTATTTAGATATTCCGTTACCTGATGCAAAAATTTTAGATCCTGGATGTTCAGTTGTTTTAGGTGATGGAAGTAGGCCAATTAATCTTTGGCATGATCCATGGAGATGGCAGAAAGAAAGACAAGAACAGTTTCCCGGGAGTGAGATCTTCTGGTCATTATGTTCTAAAATTCACGAAAGTAACTGGGGCTTTGTCGAAAGAGATCCGATACTTCCGGTAAGAAATTTTTGGGATTTAAGTCAATTAATTAGAGCCATACGTCCTTCAAATCTTTTAACAGGTTTTTTGAGTAAGTTGACTATTGCAGACTTGCTTACTATAACTGGTTGTCATAAAGATAGACGTCTACGTAGTTTTCTAGACCTTCAATTAAAACTTTATTCTCAAGAGCCAGCAAGTAGAACGGCAGCTTTATACGGTGCAACTGTTCTTCAAATGGCCCAATCCCCAAGAGGCCTATGGCATCTTCATGGATCAATGCAAATTCTTAGCGATTTGTTGAAAGATAGTTTCTTGAGAGATGGTGGAAGCCTTTTGATTGGGCATAGAGTGACCAAAATAGTAAGTAAAAAAAATTCAAATATTTTTGATGTTAATGTAATTGATAGTAGAAAGAATTTGATACAGCTGAAAGCATCAGATATTGTTTTTAGCTTGCCTCCTCAATCTCTTTTAGATTTAATTCCTATTGATGGAGGTTTACCCACAACATATCGTGAAAGTATAAAAAAACTACCCAAGCCCAGTGGTGCCCTTGTATTTTACGGGGCTCTCCCTCGTTCTGACTTGCCAGTTGATTGTCCAGGGCATATTCAAATATTCGATGAGATTTTTGGCTCTTTATTTATTTCAATAAGTATGGAAGATGATCAGCGTGCACCAGCTGGCATGGCTACTTTAATTGCAAGTGTATTTGTTGATATTGATCAATGGTCTAATCTAGATAGTCAATCCTATGCAAGGAAAAAAAATATTTTCGCAAAAAAGATTAGAACTATTTTAAATAAAAAGTTTGATTTGCTCGAGACGAGTTGGGATCATCAAGAACTTTCAACCCCAAGAAGCTTTGAAAGGTGGACAGGACGCCCTCGTGGAATAGTCGGAGGGCTCGGTCAACATCCAGATCAATTTGGCCCTTTTGGCTTGTCAAGTAGAACCCCTCTTAGAGGCTTTTGGCTTTGTGGGGATTCGATTTATCCCGGTGAAGGTACAGCTGGCGTAAGCCAATCAGCCATGATGGTTGTTAGACAACTAATGGAATCTAAAGGTAGACATTTGAATATTCCTGTCTTTAATTAG